Proteins encoded by one window of Fusarium graminearum PH-1 chromosome 1, whole genome shotgun sequence:
- a CDS encoding cutinase palindrome-binding protein: protein MSHGPPPPPPPHGAPHQNNFGNFYGFNLDIGSLPDMTGGQMGAGGQDNDLMSMLDNNMLGSIDDVPMGLESADDSNMNGSFGNGQTSTEESVARAENQFNTAANNVPGAGPLPAGAFAQMNLAGASTLTEFTKRRNWPAKVVEELRDFLQILDANGRIKFASPSILQVTGYSVDEIQDVFLKDLIHPDDQGVFVAELNESIASGNPLRLFYRFKKKDAEYAIFETVGHAHIAGAKFAPNPNNQSPFCQAVFMMARPYPTKNAGLLDSFLEHKIENERLKRRIAELRREEEAENDEAQKQWMQSQEGRSDMTPSEGTGVSSSTFYRPSSERGMSEADRMALNKALTRENLEGSGGNRQDSLKDKMARYEGASHTDTIEMLTGLRYIEGERSRGITTGNASPTLIKGDAGIAIPMERDPRTGDKKKKLKTSEEYVCTDCGTLDSPEWRKGPQGPKTLCNACGLRWAKREKKRTTSHPPTVDQSVA from the exons ATGTCTCACGgacctcctccgcctcctccgcctcaTGGCGCCCCTCACCAAAACAACTTTGGCAACTTCTACGGTTTCAATCTCGATATCGGTTCTCTCCCTGACATGACAGGTGGCCAG ATGGGTGCTGGTGGTCAGGATAACGATCTTATGTCAATGCTCGATAATAATATGCTTGGCAGCATAGACGACGTCCCCATGGGTCTCGAATCCGCTGATGATTCCAACATGAACGGCTCCTTTGGTAATGGTCAAACATCCACAGAAGAGTCGGTTGCGAGAGCCGAAAATCAATTCAACACGGCAGCCAACAACGTACCTGGCGCAGGGCCCCTCCCAGCTGGCGCGTTCGCACAGATGAATCTCGCTGGTGCCAGCACTCTTACCGAATTTACAAAGCGAAGAAACTGGCCCGCCAAAGTTGTGGAGGAGCTTAGAGACTTTTTGCAGATTCTTGATGCCAACGGTCGCATCAAGTTCGCGTCACCGAGTATTCTACAGGTCACCGGATATAGCGTGGATGAGATCCAAGACGTCTTTCTGAAGGATCTGATCCACCCAGACGACCAAGGTGTTTTCGTCGCAGAACTCAACGAATCTATCGCGTCTGGTAACCCGCTACGACTCTTCTACcgtttcaagaagaaggatgccgAATATGCGATTTTCGAAACCGTCGGCCACGCTCATATTGCTGGCGCCAAATTTGCCCCGAACCCCAACAATCAATCGCCCTTCTGCCAAGCTGTATTTATGATGGCGCGTCCATACCCAACCAAAAACGCTGGACTTCTGGACTCTTTTCTCGAGCATAAGATCGAAAACGAACGATTGAAACGACGCATCGCCGAGCTCCGCCGCGaagaggaggctgagaacgACGAGGCGCAGAAGCAATGGATGCAGAGCCAAGAGGGTAGATCAGACATGACGCCTTCTGAAGGAACAGGGGTATCGTCAAGCACCTTCTACCGTCCCAGTAGCGAGAGAGGGATGTCAGAAGCCGATAGAATGGCCCTCAATAAAGCACTCACGCGCGAGAACCTCGAAGGATCAGGCGGCAATCGCCAAGATTCCCTCAAAGATAAGATGGCACGTTATGAAGGGGCTTCTCATACGGACACAATCGAGATGCTTACGGGGTTGCGATATATTGAAGGCGAACGAAGCAGAGGAATCACAACGGGTAACGCAAGCCCGACTTTAATCAAGGGTGACGCAGGTATTGCAATTCCGATGGAGCGAGACCCACGAACAGGcgataagaagaagaagctcaaaaCTTCTGAGGAATATGTCTGTACTGATTGCG GCACGCTGGATTCTCCAGAATGGAGGAAAGGACCTCAAGGGCCCAAGACGCTGTGCAACGCCTGTGGACTACGATGGGCcaagagggagaagaagaggaccacTAGCCACCCTCCGACAGTGGATCAATCGGTCGCCTAG